The DNA sequence AGCTTATGTTCAAACAATTACATATCAATACatgtttgagttttttaaaaaaaagctaccACATTATTGAAACAAATCTAATTTCAACCAGTATCAACCAGTCAAACTGATGCATCCTTTTTGCAAAGATGTACGGATTCAACACTGAGACAAACTCAGCATCTGTCTATTTACAATGTAATGTTCAAATATGCAAAATGTTTGTCTATAAATAAATTACAGATTCAGAGCAACATCCATGCAAGCTGCATCCTCAAGCTTGAGGACTGGCGATGAATTGGTGGTCCTATATGATCAGATGAGTGGCAAAGACAGCCGATGTTTGGCGCTAGATAGAATCCATTCCACgggagaatgaggaggagaagccGAGGCCCATTCCCCTCTGGGTGTGTGTCTGCGACCGTGCCATCTCATACTGAACATCAAGGTTCCTAAAcatctcctcctgcttttgAAGAGTCTTCATACCTTCATCGTTAATTGGTTTGGCAGCTTCAGCCTCATCCTCTCCCTGTAGAGACATCAGATCAATTTGAGGTTAGAAAAATCCAAGTGGTGGACTCAAGATTTCCTGGAAGTATTAAACATATATTTGTTAAATAGACTGCCATATTCATACTTACTTTAATACCCATTAGTTTGCgaaatttaacattttggtCCTTGTTTCCAAAGTTTAGCTTCTCCCACAACTCAGCTGTCTGGGACTTGTCCttaaaaattgaaaacaaatgatgagcATCATGTAATGATAATTGCGTATAAAAGATAAATCATCACAATATCTATTATTATTCAAGTCCAGTCTTACTCCATCTTTCTTTCCCTGCCATagcattttcctctttttttcctgctccgCAAACTTCATGGGGTTTACAGAAGATGGGTTATAGTAGCTTGGCACAGCAATACCAGtctctgccagtgtttttgcTTGAAGGGCTGCCATCTGTGCTGCCATAGCAATCTGGGGTGTGACCTGCGTCCCAGAGGCCAGGAGGGCTGCCACATTGAGTCCAGGGTTCGAGGAGGCTgctgccgcagcagcagcagccgctgCAATAGGGGCCGCCACTGGACACAATACACAGACCAGCATAAGTAAGTAACTGAAACCTGACtcaaatgataaaaaagttttaaaacttGGCACAATGAGCGCCTTTCACCTGCAGCTAtctcctgctgttgctgctgctgtttctcaaacatttccttctccttctgctcctgCAGTTTCTTGGCTCTCTCCAGCCTGCAGCGATAATGGGATCATGTTACTGTTTGGTTTAAAGCATATAGTGTTCACTGCTGTGTACCTAAAAGTGATAACGGAGATGTAAGCAACACATCTCAAGTACATTTTGAGCATTTGTACCTGGGGGGGCCAGTGAagatttgaaattaaatgagtggagagaaaggaaaagcaACATGCACCCAAGGTCCCCGGCCAGACTAAAAATTATGGATGTTATAATGACATGGTCAGTGTCTTAGACATCTGTACCACCAGTACACCCCACCTATCAAAACTGTATCTTTCCTTCCAATAATGCTCTCTGGTAAGTGTAATATTTATGAAAAGTCAGATTGCAGAAAACTAATCTATGCTTAACTTATAACCATATCATCttcttaaaatgtcattaatagACCAGTACAAGTtgaatatttatgtaaaataaacaaaaaaaaacaaaatcgcTTTGTAGATGCACTTATGCGGATGCAGTAAGTGCTGCTAATTGCTCAGAACTGGCCAGAAGAGTATGACCAACCATCTACAGTAGACTGTAAATGCCCTGTAAACTGTTGCCTTGCCTTCTGGCCAGGGCCTCTTGTGCATCCATAGCTGTGTTTCGGCCCCGGAAGGCAGGTGGATTAACAGACCTGCTTCGACTCTTTCTGCGCACTTTCTCACTCCTTTTCTTTCGATCTCTGGTGGAACAACCAAATTCACATTGTTAATGGCATATAGAATGGCAACTATGAAAGACGAGAGTTCTCAAAATTTAAATTAAACCTACCTGCTTTTACTGCGACTTCTGCTATGATGACGGTGTTTGGTCCTTGAACCTGAGCGAGACCTGGCCTTCTTCTTTCTGTCCCGGCTGCGCGATCGTGATCTCCGTTTGTCCTTACTTTTGCTGTGATGTCGCCTGAAAGAAATAATATACGTCAACATGAATCAAAGTGAAACCAATATTTTGTTCTtgataaatatttttgaataGATAGTCTACTGTATATAAAATTGCTAGATGGTATTTCATAAGACCAgaatttctaaaaaaaaaacaaagctctaGTCAAAGTGTCAATATGGCCATTTCATACATAACTCAGCAATTAATTCAACTACAGCAGATGATTTGTGACAAAGAATTTTCCTTTATGTCATTCTACTTTCATAAGATGATGTGCTGAACATATTTCTTCATGCCATTTCTTTCAGACTAACCTCTCTCGTGAGTGTGACCTGGACAAGCTCCTTCCCTTGGAGGGCCTCCTGTCTTTGCGTCTGGAtcgctcctctccatgctctgcTGAAAGTCTCTCTGGCTCTTGCTgctcatctgtttttctgtgtgatttgGATGGCTTCTGAGAATCTCTCTTTCGTGCCTGTTTTAAGAAGAAGTTGTCTCTTTCAGGAAAATAGTGCAACAAAAAGAGTTAGTACCATGGCTTAGAGCAGAAGGTATGTAATtaaattttgaaatgttgaaaaagaaaaaaaccttgtcATTTCAAATCCACTCTCATAACATACACAGAATGTCATTCAGTGAACATGATTGCAAGCGTGGGCAGTTCTGGGATACAGATCAACTTGACAGCACAATTTTCAATTTATAAATTATATGAATTCATCAAATCAGCTTGTATGGGACCTCTCAAATATCTTAATAGTGCAACTCTTTTGATATGATTCtcaagaaaggaaatgaatGTAGAATGTGagttaaggcacaaaaacaatcCGATGTTACCTAAATGCATTGAACTTGAACCCACTCAAAGACGGAAGTAGGGATGGGCATCCAACTTACTTTTTACAGCTTCTCTACTTATGTCATCCAAATCACATAACACACAATGACAAATTAACATGAAACAAGGGTAAACTTTCTCGATACAAGTAATGCAATTTTAAAATATACTACTTGCCAGGGTAACCATTCCTATTTCAGACTCGCATCATCTTTATCGCACGTAAACATACTTTGGAATGGTTCTTA is a window from the Acanthopagrus latus isolate v.2019 chromosome 5, fAcaLat1.1, whole genome shotgun sequence genome containing:
- the rsrc2 gene encoding arginine/serine-rich coiled-coil protein 2 isoform X1, which translates into the protein MSASDNDSDNLTRTGSPVHHRKKHSMESSRSPRSSKHHHSRSRSRSRDRKRDRKYRRSRSRSKEARKRDSQKPSKSHRKTDEQQEPERLSAEHGEERSRRKDRRPSKGRSLSRSHSRERRHHSKSKDKRRSRSRSRDRKKKARSRSGSRTKHRHHSRSRSKSRDRKKRSEKVRRKSRSRSVNPPAFRGRNTAMDAQEALARRLERAKKLQEQKEKEMFEKQQQQQQEIAAVAAPIAAAAAAAAAASSNPGLNVAALLASGTQVTPQIAMAAQMAALQAKTLAETGIAVPSYYNPSSVNPMKFAEQEKKRKMLWQGKKDGDKSQTAELWEKLNFGNKDQNVKFRKLMGIKGEDEAEAAKPINDEGMKTLQKQEEMFRNLDVQYEMARSQTHTQRGMGLGFSSSFSRGMDSI
- the rsrc2 gene encoding arginine/serine-rich coiled-coil protein 2 isoform X2, with amino-acid sequence MSASDNDSDNLTRTGSPVHHRKKHSMESSRSPRSSKHHHSRSRSRSRDRKRDRKYRRSRSRSKEARKRDSQKPSKSHRKTDEQQEPERLSAEHGEERSRRKDRRPSKGRSLSRSHSRERRHHSKSKDKRRSRSRSRDRKKKARSRSGSRTKHRHHSRSRSKSRDRKKRSEKVRRKSRSRLERAKKLQEQKEKEMFEKQQQQQQEIAAVAAPIAAAAAAAAAASSNPGLNVAALLASGTQVTPQIAMAAQMAALQAKTLAETGIAVPSYYNPSSVNPMKFAEQEKKRKMLWQGKKDGDKSQTAELWEKLNFGNKDQNVKFRKLMGIKGEDEAEAAKPINDEGMKTLQKQEEMFRNLDVQYEMARSQTHTQRGMGLGFSSSFSRGMDSI